From the Actinopolymorpha singaporensis genome, the window GCCGGAGCGGGTGAGCTCGGCCATCAGCACGTCGAGGCGGCTGGTGTCGACCTCGCACCGCACCCGCGTACCGTCGATCTGCAGGTCGTGCACGCCCGGCAGGGACGCCAGGCCGTTCGGCGGGCTGGCCAGGTCGGCCTGGATGGACGTACGCGTGAGGTGGCGGAGCTCGGCGAGCGTGCCCGACTCGACCGTGCGGCCCCGGCGGATGATGCTCACCCGGTCACACAGCGCCTCCACCTCGGCGAGGATGTGGCTGGACAGCAGGACCGTCCGCCCGCGACGGCGTTCCTCGTGGATGCACTGCTGGAACACCTCCTCCATGAGGGGGTCCAGGCCGGAGGTGGGTTCGTCCAGGAGCAGCAGCTCGACGTCGGATGCGAGCGCGGCGATCAGCCCCACCTTCTGCTTGTTGCCCTTGGAGTACGCCCGGCCCTTCTTACGCGGGTCGAGCTCGAACCGCTCCAGCAGATCGGCCCTGCGGCGCGGGTCCAGCCCACCGCGCAGCCGGCCGAGCAGGTCGATCACCTCACCGCCGGACAGGTTGGGCCACAGCGTCACGTCACCCGGGACGTACGCGAGCCGCCGGTGCAGCGAGGTGGCGTCCCTCCAGGGATCGCCGCCGAGCAGGTTCACCTGGCCCGCGTCGGCGCGCAGCAGGCCGAGCAGGACGCGGATGGTGGTGGACTTCCCGGCGCCGTTGGGGCCGAGGAAGCCGTGTACTTCACCGGCCCGGACGCTCAGGTCGAGGTCGTCCAGGGCCACGGTGCGGCCGAAGCTCTTGCGGAGCCCGGACACGGAAATGGCAAGTTCGGTCATCGAAGTGTGTCCTCGTCGTACGTGGAAGTCGTGGGGTCGAGCGATCTGCGGCGGTTAGCCCGCGGGTCCGGTCAGGGGCGGGACCACAGCGGGCGGCGGCGTCGACTCGGCGGGTCGGAGTCGGCCTTGCGCGCGGCCGCGGTCAGCGCCCGGGACGGGGCGACCTCGCAGCCGGTCGACCGTACGGATGGGTGAGCGTTTGTCCGCCACGGCGCCGGAACGCCCTGCAGCGAGCTCATCGCGCTTCTCCTTCGCCTCGGCGCAGCCGACGGATCACGGCTGGCAGCCTCCGAGGCGCACGCTTCGCACGCTACATGAGATTCACACACTCGTGAAGCTTGTTTACAGCGTTATGCTGGAGAAGTTCGTGACCGGCACCTGGAAGGTGAGACGAAGCATGACCACCGAGACCACGAGGAATGCCGGTCGGCCCACGGAGCGCGACGAGTACCGCGACGAGGACAAGGTTCGGCGGTTCGTCGAACACATGGCGATGCTCTTCGAGGGCTGGGGCTTCCCCAGGATGGCCGCCCGGGTGCTGCTGACGATGATGGCCGCCGACGAGGAGACGCTCACCGCGGGCGATCTCGCCGAACGGCTCGGCGTCAGCGCGGCCGCGATCTCCGGCGCGGTGCGCTACCTGCAGCACATCGGGATGCTGAGCCGGGAGCCGGTGCCCGGTGAGCGCACGCATCGCTACCGGCTGCCGGACGACCTGTGGTATGAGACCACGGTCAGTAAGCGCGGGGCGCTGGCCAGCGTGGCCGAACTCGCCGAGGACGGCGCCCGGGCACTGGGTGGTTCGGCCACTCCGTCAGGGCGCCGAATGGAGCAGATGCGCGACTTCTACGTCTTCATCGACGAGGCACTCGGCGACCTGATGGAGAAGTGGGAAGTGGAGCGCAACGCGAAGGCCGAGCGCAGGGCCAGGGCGAAGCGGAGCTAGGCCGGTCTCGGGGAGACCTGTGGGGGCGCGCCGTCCCAGCGGGCGGCGGCCATGTCCACCCGGCCGGACGGTTCGCGGAACGGCGTACCCTCCGCGCGCAGCCGGCGGACCGCCTCGCCGGCGTGACAGTCGGCGGGCCGCCCGTCTGCCCGGACGACCCGCCACCAGGGGACGCTTCCGCCGTAGTGCGACATCACCCAGCCGACCTGGCGGGGACCACCGTCCCCGAGGTACTCCGCGACGTCGCCGTAGGCGAGTACGGCGCCGGGCGGGATGCTCTCCACGACGGAGAGCACCCGCTCGACGTACTCCTCGGACGGCATCGGCTCGGTGGACCTTAGGTTTTCGGCTGCGGGGTGCCGCTCAGTAGGACGGCTTGTCCGGCTCGATCTGGCTGACCCAGGCGGAGATGCCGCCGGCGACATGTACCGCGTCGGCGAAACCCGCACCCTTTGCGGCGGCCAGCGCCTCGGCGGAGCGGCCGCCGACCTTGCAGTGCAGCACGACCTGCTTGTCCTTCGGCAGCTTCTCGAACGCCTGGCCGGTGAGGAACTCGCCCTTCGGGATCAGCACCGCGCCGTCGATGTTGACGATGTCGTACTCGTTGGGCTCGCGGACGTCGACGAGCAGGAAGTCACGCTCGCCGCGCTCCCGGGCGTCCAGCCACTGCTTCAGCGTGCGGACGTCGATGGTGGAGTCGACCACCGCCTCGGCCGCCTCGTCGGAGATGACGCCGCAGAACGCGTCGTAGTCGATGAGCTCCTTGACCTCCGCGGTGTCCGGGTCGCGGTTGACCTTGAGCTCCCGCCAGCTCATCTCCAGCGCGTCGAAGATCAACAGTCGGCCGATCAGCGGCTCGCCGATACCGGTGATGAGCTTGATCGCCTCGTTGACCATCACCGAGCCGATGGAGGCGCACAGCACGCCGAGCACGCCGCCCTCGGCGCAGGAGGGGACCATGCCGGGCGGCGGGGGCTCGGGGTAGAGGTCGCGGTAGTGGGGACCGTGCTCGGCCCAGAACACGCTGACCTGACCCTCGAACCGGAAGATCGAGCCCCAGACGTAGGGCTTGCCCAGGATGACCGCCGCGTCGTTGACGAGGTAGCGGGTGGCGAAGTTGTCGGTGCCGTCCAGGATCAGGTCGTAGTCGGCGAAGATCTCCAGCGCGTTGGAGGAGTCGAGCCGCTCCTGGTGCAGATTGACCTTGACGTAGGGGTTGATCTCGGCGATCGACTCCTTGGCGGACACCGCCTTGGGCTTGCCGACGTCGTTCTGCCCGTGGATCACCTGGCGCTGGAGGTTGGACTCGTCCACGACGTCGAAGTCGACGATGCCGAGAGTGCCCACGCCGGCTGCGGCGAGGTAGAGCAGGGCTGGGCTGCCGAGACCGCCGGCACCGATGACGAGGACCTTGGCGTTCTTCAGGCGCTTCTGCCCGTCCATGCCGACCTCGGGGATGATGATGTGCCGGGAGTACCGGCGTACTTCGTCCACACTGAGGTCGGGGGCTGGCTCGACGAGCGGCGGCACGGACACGTCTGACTCCTCGGATTGTCGGGTGTTCCTCTTCGGGAGCAACCACCGGTATGCCTCCCATGTTCCCGCGCCCCACCGACATCCCTCGGATGGGGGCGCCGCGTGGGCGGACGGCGCCCCACGGGCCCCGGCGGCGGTCGCGGTGTCACCAGGCGGTGACGCTGCGCGACCACCACTGCCGTCTCCGCGACGACAACTCCCCGCGGGGAGGCGAAACGGCTCCCGCTGGTCAGCGTCCGGGCGGCGGGACCAGCTGGTCGATCTCGGCCAGCTCGACCTCTGTCGGCTCCCAGTCGGCCGCGGCCGCGTTGGACCGCACCTGCTCGGCCGAGGTGGCGCCGGCGATGACCGAACCGCAGACCGGCCGTCCCGCCAGACCGCCGATGGCGACCTCCAGGAGAGATCGGTCGTGTTCCTTGGCCCAGGCGGCCAGCGCCTCCACCCGGTCGAGCTTGTCCTCGGTGACGTAGCCTTCCCGGCCGGCCAGCCGGGAGCCCTCCGGTATCGCTCCGCCGCGGCGGACCTTGCCGGTGAGCAGGCCGTTGGCCAGCGGGAAGTAGGGCAGCACGCCCACGCCGTAGTGCTCGGCGGCGGGCACGAGGTCGGTCTCGGCCGCGCGCTCCAGCAGGGACCAGTGGTTCTGTGCGGAGACGAACGAGGTCGCGCCGAGCTCGCGGGCGACGTGGTGGGCCTCGGCGAGCTGCCAGCCGGAG encodes:
- a CDS encoding MGMT family protein, yielding MPSEEYVERVLSVVESIPPGAVLAYGDVAEYLGDGGPRQVGWVMSHYGGSVPWWRVVRADGRPADCHAGEAVRRLRAEGTPFREPSGRVDMAAARWDGAPPQVSPRPA
- the moeZ gene encoding adenylyltransferase/sulfurtransferase MoeZ, translating into MSVPPLVEPAPDLSVDEVRRYSRHIIIPEVGMDGQKRLKNAKVLVIGAGGLGSPALLYLAAAGVGTLGIVDFDVVDESNLQRQVIHGQNDVGKPKAVSAKESIAEINPYVKVNLHQERLDSSNALEIFADYDLILDGTDNFATRYLVNDAAVILGKPYVWGSIFRFEGQVSVFWAEHGPHYRDLYPEPPPPGMVPSCAEGGVLGVLCASIGSVMVNEAIKLITGIGEPLIGRLLIFDALEMSWRELKVNRDPDTAEVKELIDYDAFCGVISDEAAEAVVDSTIDVRTLKQWLDARERGERDFLLVDVREPNEYDIVNIDGAVLIPKGEFLTGQAFEKLPKDKQVVLHCKVGGRSAEALAAAKGAGFADAVHVAGGISAWVSQIEPDKPSY
- a CDS encoding aldo/keto reductase; protein product: MRYRSLGRSGLLVSVVGLGCNNFGGRLDLAATRAVVDAALDAGVTLFDTADVYGGRGGSEELLGQALAGHRDEVVLATKFAGDMGYGPVAGAPGGRAYIRRAVEASLRRLRTDHIDLYQIHRPDPDTPIEETLAALDELVKEGKVRYIGHSNFSGWQLAEAHHVARELGATSFVSAQNHWSLLERAAETDLVPAAEHYGVGVLPYFPLANGLLTGKVRRGGAIPEGSRLAGREGYVTEDKLDRVEALAAWAKEHDRSLLEVAIGGLAGRPVCGSVIAGATSAEQVRSNAAAADWEPTEVELAEIDQLVPPPGR
- a CDS encoding GbsR/MarR family transcriptional regulator; translated protein: MTTETTRNAGRPTERDEYRDEDKVRRFVEHMAMLFEGWGFPRMAARVLLTMMAADEETLTAGDLAERLGVSAAAISGAVRYLQHIGMLSREPVPGERTHRYRLPDDLWYETTVSKRGALASVAELAEDGARALGGSATPSGRRMEQMRDFYVFIDEALGDLMEKWEVERNAKAERRARAKRS
- a CDS encoding ABC transporter ATP-binding protein, with translation MTELAISVSGLRKSFGRTVALDDLDLSVRAGEVHGFLGPNGAGKSTTIRVLLGLLRADAGQVNLLGGDPWRDATSLHRRLAYVPGDVTLWPNLSGGEVIDLLGRLRGGLDPRRRADLLERFELDPRKKGRAYSKGNKQKVGLIAALASDVELLLLDEPTSGLDPLMEEVFQQCIHEERRRGRTVLLSSHILAEVEALCDRVSIIRRGRTVESGTLAELRHLTRTSIQADLASPPNGLASLPGVHDLQIDGTRVRCEVDTSRLDVLMAELTRSGLRGLTSQPPTLEELFLRHYQDDVSGTEPAEVAR